Proteins encoded within one genomic window of Macrotis lagotis isolate mMagLag1 chromosome 3, bilby.v1.9.chrom.fasta, whole genome shotgun sequence:
- the BDNF gene encoding neurotrophic factor BDNF precursor form isoform X1: MTSHCGAVKFHQVRRVMTILFLTMVISYFGCMKAAPMKETSVRGQGSLAYPGMRTHGTLESLNGPKAGSRGLTSLADTFEHVIEELLDEDQNVQPREESKDADLFTSRVMLSSQVPLEPPLLFLLEEYKNYLDAANMSMRVRRHSDPARRGELSVCDSISEWVTAADKKTAVDMSGGTVTVLEKVPVPKGQLKQYFYETKCNPMGYTKEGCRGIDKRHWNSQCRTTQSYVRALTMDNKKRVGWRFIRIDTSCVCTLTIKRGR, from the coding sequence TTCCACCAGGTGAGAAGAGTGATGACCATCCTTTTCCTTACTATGGTTATTTCATACTTCGGTTGTATGAAGGCTGCCCCCATGAAAGAAACCAGTGTCCGAGGACAAGGCAGCTTGGCCTACCCGGGGATGAGGACCCATGGAACTCTGGAGAGTCTAAACGGTCCCAAGGCAGGTTCGAGGGGACTGACATCCTTGGCTGACACTTTCGAACACGTGATCGAGGAGCTTCTGGATGAGGACCAGAACGTTCAGCCGAGGGAAGAGAGCAAGGATGCTGACTTGTTCACGTCTAGGGTGATGCTCAGCAGTCAAGTGCCTTTGGAACCCCCGCTGCTCTTTCTCCTCGAGGAATACAAAAATTACCTGGATGCAGCAAACATGTCCATGAGGGTTCGTCGCCACTCTGACCCTGCCCGTCGTGGGGAGCTGAGCGTGTGTGACAGTATTAGTGAGTGGGTCACGGCGGCGGATAAAAAGACTGCAGTGGACATGTCGGGTGGAACGGTCACCGTCCTTGAAAAGGTCCCGGTCCCCAAAGGCCAACTGAAGCAATACTTCTACGAGACCAAGTGTAATCCCATGGGTTATACAAAAGAGGGTTGCAGAGGTATAGACAAAAGGCACTGGAATTCTCAGTGTCGAACTACGCAGTCCTATGTGCGGGCACTCACCATGGATAATAAAAAGAGAGTTGGCTGGAGGTTCATCAGAATAGACACTTCTTGTGTATGTACACTGACCATTAAAAGGGGAAGATAG
- the BDNF gene encoding neurotrophic factor BDNF precursor form isoform X2, with translation MTILFLTMVISYFGCMKAAPMKETSVRGQGSLAYPGMRTHGTLESLNGPKAGSRGLTSLADTFEHVIEELLDEDQNVQPREESKDADLFTSRVMLSSQVPLEPPLLFLLEEYKNYLDAANMSMRVRRHSDPARRGELSVCDSISEWVTAADKKTAVDMSGGTVTVLEKVPVPKGQLKQYFYETKCNPMGYTKEGCRGIDKRHWNSQCRTTQSYVRALTMDNKKRVGWRFIRIDTSCVCTLTIKRGR, from the coding sequence ATGACCATCCTTTTCCTTACTATGGTTATTTCATACTTCGGTTGTATGAAGGCTGCCCCCATGAAAGAAACCAGTGTCCGAGGACAAGGCAGCTTGGCCTACCCGGGGATGAGGACCCATGGAACTCTGGAGAGTCTAAACGGTCCCAAGGCAGGTTCGAGGGGACTGACATCCTTGGCTGACACTTTCGAACACGTGATCGAGGAGCTTCTGGATGAGGACCAGAACGTTCAGCCGAGGGAAGAGAGCAAGGATGCTGACTTGTTCACGTCTAGGGTGATGCTCAGCAGTCAAGTGCCTTTGGAACCCCCGCTGCTCTTTCTCCTCGAGGAATACAAAAATTACCTGGATGCAGCAAACATGTCCATGAGGGTTCGTCGCCACTCTGACCCTGCCCGTCGTGGGGAGCTGAGCGTGTGTGACAGTATTAGTGAGTGGGTCACGGCGGCGGATAAAAAGACTGCAGTGGACATGTCGGGTGGAACGGTCACCGTCCTTGAAAAGGTCCCGGTCCCCAAAGGCCAACTGAAGCAATACTTCTACGAGACCAAGTGTAATCCCATGGGTTATACAAAAGAGGGTTGCAGAGGTATAGACAAAAGGCACTGGAATTCTCAGTGTCGAACTACGCAGTCCTATGTGCGGGCACTCACCATGGATAATAAAAAGAGAGTTGGCTGGAGGTTCATCAGAATAGACACTTCTTGTGTATGTACACTGACCATTAAAAGGGGAAGATAG